In Lytechinus variegatus isolate NC3 chromosome 6, Lvar_3.0, whole genome shotgun sequence, the DNA window ATGGTAAAGCATTGTGCGCTTTTTGTGTAGTAGATCATTTAGACCCATGTGTGCGACAAAATATGGATGTCGCAATCGTAGAACTTCAAGCAAAACTTACGAgcatgaaagaaaaagggagggacaaattaaaagaaggtcgtctttatgaagatgaaattgacCAATGCACGAAAGACACAGACACCCATCTACAAGCTTTGAAAGATGAAGTTAATTCGACAATCAAGGAGGCGATCAACATAGATAAAGTCAAGGAGAAGATGGAGGCTGACAAAATTAATCAAGCATTTGATGGTAAGAATCAAGTACTCCAAGAAGAGATAATGAAGATCAATGAAAAGATTCGAAAGaacaatgaagagagagagaaacaactTGAATTAATCCATACAAATGCACAGATTAGACAAAGACACATGGACAATAAGAAGATTGGTCTTCATAGAGACATTGATAACATTGTTAAAGAGAAGGATAGGAAAATCAGAGAGTTGATGAAATCATTGCAGGATGACACAAAAACAATAGAGAATGCAATACAGACCATAGATACAGTACTAGAAGACgataaaaacattgttaaagaCGGTCATAGTGTGAACATGTCAGTGAGTGATAAACTAAAGAAACGACTTTATAAGAATGATGTGAAACAAATCACTGATAGAATATCAGatgtgaggtttgtgaagggTGTTGGGAGAGAGAAGTATGATGGTAGGATTGGTGGGTATGATGGCGAGTGGATGCTTAGTGATACAATCAGTGTCAAAGATAAAATCACACTCCCATGTATTGTGGGTTGcatagatgaatgtaatgtgATCATCACAGATGCGGAGTCAGATAGCCATACATACATGTTAGATATGAACACTAAACACATTCAGAGAGTGATAACGAGTGCTGATACATCATGTGTAATCTCCTGTGCATTACTGAATGGTGACAAGATAGTATGCGGTAGAAGCCGTGAAGGTAGTACAGGGAAATTTTCTACTGGATCCATCAGTGTGTATGACAAAAAATGGATGCACATTAATGACCTCGCAATACCAAGAAACAAACCTCACGATATCTCGTCATCTTCTCGTCGCTTAACTCGTCTTTTCTCCCGGTTAACTTCTAAAAAGGTTAAGCACACAACGGACGATATCTCACTCGTGTATGTAGCTGTTGACCGTGATGGGATGATCATCATCGCTGCTGAGTGGAAGCAGTCTAAGATATACGTCATCAACCCAGCTGATAGCAAGATCGTGCATACCATCAAATGTAAACAGGATGTACTGATGCGAGGTGTGCTATCATCAGGTCATATTATCGCTCAACCTCACCCTGTTGATGAGAGAGTACTAATCATAGACAGACAGGGTGGTCAAAGGGAAATCCCCCACAGTGATGTCATCTTGAATGGGTGTGTTGATCCTATAACAGACGACCTCTACGTTGTGACATCAGATGATGAGTACAAGACGTGTGTGATTGATCAGGTGATGAGTGGGAGTGAAGTGAAGATGAGAAGAGTGACGTCATTCCCTCTATCAACTAGACTGAATGAGGATGGTGGGAGCTGTGCCTACCTTTCATTATCTTGCGTGACGATCTTATCATCAGGCAAGATAATTGCTAGTGATGGAGATAGTATTCTCGTATTCGAAAAGAGAATCTCACTATAGAATATATCGGGATCAATTACTGGATTaactttgacaatttttttataccatGACCACAGTGATACCATCTTTAGAGAATTATttgcatcaattatgttattAAGTTGTAGGCCTAATAACTCTCAGCCATTTTAAACATCCCGgttgaaaatgaacattttttttcataggtcCGCATCCAAGAACATATCATTCATATGGAAATAGGTCTCAATATCATTTGTTGAATCTATTATATGCGAGGACATATttcataatgtcatattttctaATTCCTTATTTTTCCGTGTCATTTTGAAAGATAGATAGCCATACACACCATGATATAGAGGGGCAGATAATGATCAGATTCAACTGAACACGGTGACCGAACAAATTTAGTTTAGAATGGGCACGTGGACTTACTAGGAAAAGATTCCTGagatttatcaaaaaaattaatgaaaagatataaaacaaaataaattggaaTCATTCACGCTTAATATAACTGGAATTTCGCATGAAGCGAGGAATGTGcattttcttcatgaaaaaaagtGTAACCTATTtccagaaatacatgtatataccaagGGGGCTGTCGGACACTGTTTGAAATAATCTGTTTCGTCTGTCATTCTAATAACATTCATGTTTCTATCAGCGAACAAAAAGATGGAAAATGAATGTAAATAATCATCTCAATTTTGGGCTTTTATTTTGCGAACAATGATCCGGGTGGCTGCATGAAATATTAGGCTTCAACCAATATTTAATGAATTCAACACGTTacaaagtaacaaaaaaatagtaaacatgGTGATATAAAGTGAAATTGGCAAGACAAGTTCCAATGCTTGGACAAAGATTCAGATTcattcagattca includes these proteins:
- the LOC121417897 gene encoding uncharacterized protein LOC121417897, which produces MATNFTPDQQCEGKECQSITDVTYYVEEKKRLCDDCASKEGCIARVKRGVPNIYCEEHDEKVKLYCRNHGKALCAFCVVDHLDPCVRQNMDVAIVELQAKLTSMKEKGRDKLKEGRLYEDEIDQCTKDTDTHLQALKDEVNSTIKEAINIDKVKEKMEADKINQAFDGKNQVLQEEIMKINEKIRKNNEEREKQLELIHTNAQIRQRHMDNKKIGLHRDIDNIVKEKDRKIRELMKSLQDDTKTIENAIQTIDTVLEDDKNIVKDGHSVNMSVSDKLKKRLYKNDVKQITDRISDVRFVKGVGREKYDGRIGGYDGEWMLSDTISVKDKITLPCIVGCIDECNVIITDAESDSHTYMLDMNTKHIQRVITSADTSCVISCALLNGDKIVCGRSREGSTGKFSTGSISVYDKKWMHINDLAIPRNKPHDISSSSRRLTRLFSRLTSKKVKHTTDDISLVYVAVDRDGMIIIAAEWKQSKIYVINPADSKIVHTIKCKQDVLMRGVLSSGHIIAQPHPVDERVLIIDRQGGQREIPHSDVILNGCVDPITDDLYVVTSDDEYKTCVIDQVMSGSEVKMRRVTSFPLSTRLNEDGGSCAYLSLSCVTILSSGKIIASDGDSILVFEKRISL